In a single window of the Bos javanicus breed banteng chromosome 16, ARS-OSU_banteng_1.0, whole genome shotgun sequence genome:
- the LOC133227928 gene encoding solute carrier family 35 member E2A isoform X7, producing MSASAKPPALGELDPGPGEKPGGRPLLAWAPVFSHRSEKIALGQSDGSPEEQVLTVTVTETTVIEADLGVWGARALTYLTLWFFFSFCTLFLNKYILSLLEGEPSMLGAVQMLSTTLIGCVKIFVPCCLYQHKTRLSYPPNFIMTMLFVGLMRFATVVLGLVSLKNVAVSFAETVKSSAPIFTVILSRTVLGEHTGLLVNLSLIPVMGGLALCTATEMSFNFLGFSAALSTNIMDCLQNVFSKKLLSGDKYRFSAAELQFYTSTAAVAMLVPAWIFFMDLPVIGRSGRSFRYSQDVVLLLLADGVLFHLQSVTAYALMGRISPVTFSVASTVKHALSIWLSVIIFGNKVTSLSAVGTVLVTAGVLLYNKAKQQQREAMQSLASATTQPPDGSSELLLPQDPRPHH from the exons ATGTCGGCATCTGCGaagcccccagccctgggggaGCTGGACCCGGGCCCTGGCGAGAAGCCTGGGGGACGGCCGCTCCTGGCCTGGGCCCCCGTGTTCAGCCACCGGAGTGAGAAGATCGCGTTGGGCCAGAGCGATGGCAGCCCCGAGGAGCAGGTGCTCACAGTCACCGTCACAGAGACTACCGTCATCGAGGCAGACCTGGGCGTGTGGGGCGCCCGCGCCCTGACCTACCTCACGCTCTGGTTCTTCTTTAGCTTCTGCACCCTGTTTCTCAACAAGTACATCCTGTCCCTGCTGGAAGGGGAACCCAGCATGCTAG gggctgtgCAGATGCTCTCAACCACGCTTATTGGCTGTGTTAAAATATTCGTTCCCTGCTGTTTGTATCAGCACAAAACTCGGCTTTCTTACCCACCCAATTTCATCATGACCATGCTGTTCGTGGGCCTGATGAG GTTTGCAACAGTGGTGTTGGGTCTAGTCAGCCTGAAAAATGTGGCGGTGTCCTTTGCTGAGACCGTGAAGAGCTCAGCTCCCATCTTCACTGTGATCCTGTCGCGGACGGTCCTGGGGGAGCACACTG GGCTACTGGTCAACCTTTCCCTCATCCCGGTCATGGGTGGCCTGGCACTGTGCACAGCCACCGAGATGAGCTTCAACTTCCTGGGGTTCTCAGCTGCCTTGTCCACCAACATCATGGACTG tTTGCAGAATGTTTTCTCCAAAAAACTCCTCAGTGGGGACAAATACAGATTCTC GGCTGCAGAGCTGCAGTTCTACACTAGCACAGCGGCCGTGGCTATGCTCGTCCCAGCCTGGATCTTCTTCATG GACCTGCCGGTGATCGGGAGGAGTGGGAGGAGCTTCCGCTACAGCCAGGacgtggtgctgctgctgctggcagaTGGCGTGCTGTTCCACCTGCAGAGCGTCACGGCCTACGCCCTCATGGGGAGGATCTCCCCTGTGACCTTCAG CGTCGCCAGCACTGTAAAGCATGCCCTGTCCATCTGGCTCAGCGTCATCATTTTCGGTAACAAAGTCACCAGCCTGTCAGCTGTGGGTACCGTGCTGGTCACAGCTGGCGTCCTGCTCTACAATAAGGCCAAGCAACAGCAGCGCGAGGCCATGCAGAGCCTGGCCTCGGCCACCACCCAGCCCCCGGATGGCAGCTCTGAGCTGCTGCTCCCCCAGGACCCCCGGCCACACCACTGA